One window from the genome of Bacteroidia bacterium encodes:
- a CDS encoding urea transporter, which yields MKIKFAILTILKGVVFSYPQVFFSKSKLFASLLILLTFLDPYTGIGGLICIIAANLASYLIGLNTYKISSGLYGFNALLVGLGLGSYYSPSWELYTVIAFSGLLTLFITVALEGIIGKYNLPFLSIPFLLALWIIQMSSHEFNSLGISERGIYFMNELYSIGGKGLVDLYNQWNLVIIPVSIKTYLLSLGAIFFQENFIAGILISIGLLVYSRIAFSLSLIGFYAAYFFFILIGSDITQANYTYIGFNFILTSIAIGGFFMIPSRNSYLWAILVIPVTAIITIGSSMFFNTWHLSVYSLPFNIVVLMFIYSLRFRTQFYKYISEVSLQQFMPEKNLYSFLISVNRFSKNFSTFPIKLPFWGEWHVEQGHNGEITHKDDWKHAWDFTIRSADNKTYVSNGASLEDYLCYNKAVIAPAYGTVEEVIDGIPDNAVGNVNLQHNWGNTIVIKHADFLYSELSHLKAGSIKVFKGDFVKPGQIIAAVGNSGRSPEPHLHMQLQATPFTGSKTLFYPINHFVSKSENGLNFNSFDIPKQNTLISNIEVNQLIKKAFTFIPGQKFNISYEENGTQKNVSWEVITDIYNNTYIYCHNTKSAAYIFSDGILHFFKHFEGNRKSLLYFFYLGCYKISLGYYKNLKLKDTYSLTEVFSLPKLIIQDFFAPFFRFMSAEYNIEYISMDDNMNPTKVLLKSNTTAKVLNKKVVNIDFDIEIGQYGISVFEVRSKNKSIRAILVEA from the coding sequence GTGAAAATTAAATTTGCGATATTAACGATTTTAAAGGGGGTAGTTTTTAGCTACCCTCAGGTTTTCTTTTCTAAAAGCAAATTATTTGCTTCATTGTTAATATTGCTAACTTTTTTAGATCCATATACAGGAATTGGTGGATTAATTTGCATTATTGCTGCAAATCTGGCTTCTTATTTAATCGGACTAAATACATACAAAATATCGAGCGGACTATATGGGTTTAATGCTTTACTTGTAGGCCTTGGATTAGGATCATATTATTCACCATCATGGGAGCTATATACTGTTATTGCTTTTTCCGGATTACTTACATTATTTATTACTGTTGCACTTGAAGGAATTATTGGCAAGTATAATCTTCCGTTTTTAAGTATACCGTTTTTACTTGCATTATGGATTATTCAAATGTCATCACATGAATTTAATTCCTTAGGAATTTCTGAAAGAGGTATTTATTTCATGAACGAGTTATATAGTATTGGCGGAAAAGGATTAGTAGATTTATATAATCAATGGAATTTAGTAATTATTCCCGTTTCAATAAAAACTTATTTACTTTCATTAGGTGCTATATTTTTTCAGGAAAACTTTATTGCCGGAATACTTATTTCTATAGGGTTATTAGTATATTCAAGAATTGCTTTTTCACTATCACTGATAGGTTTTTATGCTGCATATTTTTTCTTCATTTTAATTGGGAGCGATATAACACAAGCAAACTATACCTATATCGGTTTTAATTTTATTCTTACTTCGATTGCTATCGGTGGATTCTTTATGATTCCATCTCGAAATTCTTATCTTTGGGCAATTCTTGTTATACCTGTTACTGCAATAATAACAATTGGCAGTAGTATGTTTTTCAATACGTGGCATTTATCCGTTTACTCATTGCCTTTTAATATTGTTGTTTTGATGTTTATTTATTCTTTGCGCTTCAGAACACAGTTTTATAAATACATTTCTGAAGTCAGCCTGCAACAATTTATGCCTGAAAAAAATCTTTATAGCTTTTTGATTTCTGTAAACCGCTTTAGTAAGAACTTCTCTACTTTCCCTATTAAGCTTCCTTTTTGGGGAGAATGGCATGTTGAGCAGGGTCACAACGGAGAAATAACACATAAAGATGATTGGAAACATGCTTGGGATTTCACAATAAGAAGTGCTGATAACAAAACATACGTTTCTAATGGCGCATCATTAGAGGATTATTTGTGTTATAACAAAGCTGTTATTGCTCCTGCGTACGGCACAGTTGAAGAAGTTATTGACGGAATTCCGGATAATGCTGTTGGAAATGTTAACCTGCAACACAATTGGGGAAATACAATAGTAATTAAACATGCCGATTTTCTATATTCAGAATTAAGCCATCTAAAAGCTGGAAGTATTAAGGTTTTTAAAGGTGATTTTGTTAAACCCGGACAAATTATTGCTGCTGTTGGCAATAGTGGGCGATCACCAGAACCTCATTTGCACATGCAATTGCAAGCGACTCCTTTTACGGGTTCAAAAACCTTATTTTATCCTATAAATCATTTTGTTTCAAAATCAGAGAACGGATTAAATTTTAATTCTTTTGATATTCCTAAACAAAATACATTAATTTCAAATATTGAAGTAAATCAATTAATAAAAAAAGCTTTCACTTTTATACCCGGACAGAAATTCAATATTTCATACGAAGAAAACGGAACACAAAAAAATGTGTCATGGGAAGTTATTACCGATATTTATAATAATACTTACATTTATTGTCACAATACTAAATCGGCTGCTTATATTTTCAGTGATGGAATTCTGCACTTTTTCAAACATTTTGAAGGCAACAGAAAATCGCTTTTATATTTCTTTTATTTAGGTTGTTATAAAATATCGCTGGGTTATTACAAAAATTTAAAACTTAAAGACACTTATTCGTTAACAGAAGTATTTAGTTTACCAAAATTAATTATTCAGGATTTTTTCGCACCATTTTTTCGGTTTATGTCAGCAGAATATAACATTGAATATATTTCAATGGATGACAATATGAATCCTACTAAGGTTCTTTTAAAATCAAACACAACAGCTAAAGTACTTAACAAAAAAGTTGTAAATATTGATTTTGATATTGAAATTGGACAATATGGTATTTCAGTTTTCGAAGTAAGATCAAAAAATAAATCAATAAGAGCTATACTTGTGGAGGCATAA
- a CDS encoding tetratricopeptide repeat protein produces the protein MKKLLVIIIFSISSLNIFANDTLSYTYVDSVTYSMYLKQEWIPLIKLGNEALYNKIDYFYLRMRLGIAYYETKEYESAISHFEKALEFNSASEIALEYIYYSLFFSGKSRDAGYYAKSFNQTIKDKIKPEIPKKINKLFFESGFNIIPDFDNIKVEIIKPDNKNYRLEKDITGKFIFAGLGLNHEFNKKISLLHSFNYVKADGFQQLFFADNPNHDSLYNEYSYSLKILQYYFAPTFYGKKNNSYTLFGNIMYLTANKYDYNFLRLTPIPMPAPTTPPPPAYIYEMPLKQENITSFQWVAGINYTKNYKKSLFDFTATFSSINSYKQIQLTPGYGFYFNKNRSLFSKSAITLFAQRPDFRIIFNQLVSYKIAKNIWIDIHGSYGTLQNYNENNGYTILNTTDETLYRIGTKISFPVIKKLSCFISYSYSGKNLPFEYLTINESVHTRGQVFKSTIQNKKYNQHLIYGGIIWKF, from the coding sequence ATGAAGAAATTACTTGTAATAATTATATTTTCTATCTCAAGCCTTAACATATTTGCTAATGATACATTAAGTTATACTTATGTTGATTCTGTCACATATTCAATGTATTTGAAACAAGAATGGATACCACTGATTAAACTTGGCAATGAAGCTCTTTATAACAAAATAGATTATTTTTATTTAAGAATGCGTTTGGGCATTGCTTATTACGAAACAAAAGAATATGAGTCGGCTATTTCTCATTTCGAAAAAGCATTAGAATTTAATTCTGCTAGCGAAATAGCTTTAGAATATATTTATTATTCTTTATTTTTTTCAGGCAAAAGCAGAGATGCAGGTTATTATGCAAAAAGTTTTAATCAAACTATAAAAGATAAAATTAAACCTGAAATACCTAAAAAGATTAACAAACTATTTTTCGAAAGTGGATTTAACATTATACCTGATTTCGATAATATTAAAGTTGAGATTATAAAACCTGACAACAAAAATTACAGGCTGGAAAAAGATATAACAGGAAAATTTATTTTTGCAGGGTTGGGTTTAAACCATGAATTTAATAAGAAAATATCACTTTTACATTCATTTAATTATGTAAAAGCAGATGGATTTCAACAATTATTCTTTGCAGATAATCCTAATCATGACTCACTTTACAATGAATATAGTTACTCATTAAAAATATTACAATATTATTTTGCTCCAACATTCTATGGAAAAAAAAATAACAGCTATACTCTATTTGGCAACATTATGTACCTTACTGCAAATAAATATGATTATAACTTTCTTCGTTTGACACCAATTCCAATGCCTGCTCCTACTACCCCACCACCACCTGCATATATTTACGAAATGCCATTAAAGCAAGAAAACATAACCTCATTTCAATGGGTTGCAGGTATTAATTACACAAAGAATTACAAGAAAAGTTTATTTGATTTTACAGCTACATTTTCTAGTATAAACTCATATAAGCAAATACAACTAACTCCTGGTTATGGCTTTTATTTTAATAAAAACAGATCATTGTTTTCTAAATCAGCTATAACACTATTCGCTCAAAGACCAGATTTTAGAATAATATTTAACCAGTTAGTGAGCTATAAAATAGCCAAAAATATTTGGATTGACATTCATGGCTCATATGGAACATTGCAAAATTACAACGAAAACAATGGGTACACTATTTTAAATACTACAGATGAAACATTATACAGAATAGGAACAAAAATTTCATTTCCTGTTATAAAAAAATTGAGTTGCTTTATTTCTTATTCATATTCTGGCAAAAATCTGCCTTTTGAGTATTTAACAATAAATGAATCTGTACATACTAGAGGACAAGTTTTTAAATCAACTATTCAAAACAAAAAATATAATCAACATTTAATTTACGGAGGAATAATATGGAAATTCTAA
- a CDS encoding tetratricopeptide repeat protein, whose product MEILKSVFVAFSLCIVITSNAQDDKILNAFKQSYTYETTGDYANAIKEIATVYTADSYEQNLRLGWLSYEAGKFTESAAYYEKALALKPMSEEAHLGIVYPASALGNWDQVLAHYIKILENNPANTTVNYRIGNIYYERKDYTKANNYFEKVVNLYPFSYDALLMYAWTNFKLGKTREAKVLFNKVLMLSPEDKSALEGLGLLK is encoded by the coding sequence ATGGAAATTCTAAAATCAGTTTTTGTCGCATTTTCATTGTGTATTGTTATAACTTCAAATGCACAGGATGATAAAATCTTAAATGCCTTTAAACAAAGTTACACTTACGAAACAACCGGCGACTATGCAAATGCAATAAAAGAAATAGCTACAGTTTATACTGCCGATTCTTATGAACAAAACTTAAGACTTGGATGGCTAAGTTACGAAGCAGGAAAATTTACAGAATCTGCCGCTTATTACGAAAAAGCTCTTGCATTAAAACCTATGAGTGAAGAAGCACATTTAGGAATTGTTTATCCAGCCTCAGCATTAGGAAACTGGGATCAGGTACTAGCGCATTATATCAAAATATTAGAAAATAATCCTGCAAACACAACTGTAAATTACAGAATTGGTAACATTTATTACGAAAGAAAAGACTATACAAAAGCAAATAACTATTTTGAAAAAGTAGTAAACTTATATCCATTTAGTTATGATGCTTTATTAATGTATGCATGGACAAATTTCAAACTTGGAAAAACCCGCGAAGCAAAAGTTCTTTTTAATAAAGTACTTATGTTATCACCTGAAGACAAATCAGCTTTAGAAGGATTGGGATTATTAAAATAA
- a CDS encoding PKD domain-containing protein yields MKSKYTYLIFFFVTILVSSFLICCRKEKEESNNNQLNINNTVASFDSFFSIDSGSAIFVNTGLYTDSVIWKLWNGTTYYQPAIEVYFDSSGTYDITLIVKNNLGSDTIKKYFVIEFNSTEFMNGNVKINKGCGCGFIAANFKINNYLPSQGNYLYNWNFDEPYTGSANTSTLPTSFHTFNLPGFFVVNLLIKDNLGNTIINPKDTIKVLTNPEDNIWFSPYIASLMEPTIHFYSDTNNLIYNKWYFGDGVNSEEINPQHTYTSSGHFSVIHVMKSVNGCIDYSINGVLINP; encoded by the coding sequence ATGAAATCAAAATATACTTATTTGATATTTTTTTTTGTTACTATACTAGTCTCCTCATTTCTTATATGCTGTAGAAAAGAAAAAGAAGAATCGAATAACAATCAACTTAACATTAATAATACTGTAGCAAGTTTTGATAGTTTTTTCAGTATTGACTCTGGATCTGCAATATTTGTAAATACAGGATTATATACTGATAGCGTGATCTGGAAATTATGGAATGGTACAACATATTACCAACCTGCAATTGAAGTTTATTTTGATAGTTCTGGAACATATGATATAACATTAATTGTAAAGAATAATTTAGGTTCTGATACAATTAAAAAATATTTTGTAATTGAATTTAACTCAACTGAATTTATGAATGGAAATGTAAAAATAAATAAAGGTTGTGGTTGTGGATTTATTGCAGCAAATTTTAAAATAAACAATTATTTACCTTCACAAGGTAATTATCTTTATAATTGGAATTTTGATGAGCCATACACAGGAAGCGCAAATACTTCTACTTTGCCAACATCGTTTCATACCTTTAATTTGCCAGGTTTTTTTGTTGTTAATTTATTAATTAAAGATAATTTAGGAAATACAATAATTAACCCTAAAGATACAATTAAAGTATTAACAAATCCCGAAGATAATATTTGGTTTTCTCCTTATATTGCATCATTAATGGAACCAACGATACATTTTTATAGCGATACAAATAATTTAATATATAATAAATGGTATTTTGGTGATGGTGTTAATTCTGAGGAAATTAACCCGCAACATACTTATACTTCAAGTGGTCATTTCTCCGTAATTCATGTAATGAAATCAGTTAATGGGTGTATAGATTATAGTATTAATGGGGTATTAATTAATCCCTAA